A window from Capricornis sumatraensis isolate serow.1 chromosome 5, serow.2, whole genome shotgun sequence encodes these proteins:
- the IRF5 gene encoding interferon regulatory factor 5 isoform X1 — protein sequence MNQPAPATLLPPRRVRLKPWLVAQVNSCQYPGLQWVNGEKKLFYIPWRHATRHGPSHDGDNTIFKAWAKETGKYTEGVDEADPAKWKANLRCALNKSRDFRLIYDGPRDMPPQPYKIYEVCANGPAPAESQPSEDNAEEEEEEELQKMLPGLSITEAVQPGPAMAPYSLPKEDVKWPPTLQPLPVVLAPPAPGPNLLVPAPGNAADFGEVFSEVLPSSHPQPGPLSTSLPPAGEQLLPDLLISPHMLPLTDLEIKFQYRGRPPRALTISNPQGCRLFYSQLEATQEQVELFGPVSLEQVRFPSPEDIPSEKQRFYTNQLLDVLDRGLILQLQGQDLYAIRLCQCKVFWSGPCASAHGLHPNPIQREVKTKLFSLEDFLNELILFQKGQTNTPPPFEIFFCFGEEWPDCKPREKKLITVQVVPVAARLLLEMFSGELSWSADSIRLQISNPDLKDRMVEQFKELHHIWLSQQHLQPVAQTPAMPGLSAAQGPWPMHPVGMQKTQR from the exons ATGAACCAGCCGGCCCCCGCCACCCTGCTTCCGCCCCGGCGCGTGCGGCTGAAGCCCTGGCTGGTGGCCCAGGTCAACAGCTGCCAGTACCCCGGGCTTCAGTGGGTCAATGGGGAAAAGAAATTGTTTTACATCCCCTGGCGCCACGCCACGCGGCACGGCCCTAGCCATGACGGAGATAACACCATCTTCAAG GCCTGGGCCAAGGAGACGGGGAAGTACACCGAGGGGGTGGACGAGGCCGATCCGGCCAAGTGGAAGGCCAACCTGCGCTGTGCCCTGAACAAGAGCCGTGACTTCCGCCTCATCTATGATGGGCCCCGGGACATGCCGCCTCAGCCCTACAAGATCTACGAGGTCTGCGCCAATGGCCCGGCTCCCGCAG AGTCACAGCCCAGTGAGGATAATgcggaggaggaagaagaggaagag CTCCAGAAGATGTTACCAGGCCTGAGCATCACag AAGCAGTGCAGCCCGGCCCTGCCATGGCACCCTATTCTTTACCCAAAGAGGATGTCAAGTGGCCACCCACTCTCCAGCCGCTGCCTGTGGTGTTGGCACCCCCTGCTCCAGGCCCCAACCTGCTGGTCCCTGCTCCTGGCAACGCCGCTGACTTTGGGGAGGTGTTTTCTGAGGTCCTGCCGAGCTCGCACCCGCAGCCTGGGCCCCTGTCTACCAGCCTGCCCCCCGCAGGCGAACAACTCCTGCCTGACCTGTTGATCAGCCCCCACATGCTGCCTC TGACTGACCTGGAGATCAAGTTCCAATACCGGGGGCGGCCACCCCGGGCTCTCACCATCAGCAATCCTCAAGGCTGCCGGCTCTTCTACAGCCAACTGGAGGCCACCCAGGAGCAGGTGGAGCTCTTTGGCCCGGTGAGCCTGGAGCAAGTGCGCTTCCCCAGCCCTGAGGACATCCCCAGTGAGAAGCAGCGCTTTTACACCAACCAGCTGCTGGACGTCCTGGACCGTGGGCTCATCCTTCAGCTACAAGGCCAGGATCTGTATGCCATCCGCCTGTGCCAGTGCAAGGTGTTCTGGAGCGGGCCCTGCGCCTCAGCCCATGGCTTGCACCCCAACCCCATCCAGCGGGAGGTCAAGACCAAGCTCTTCAGCCTGGAGGACTTTCTCAATG AGCTCATCCTATTCCAGAAGGGCCAGACCAACACCCCACCTCCATTCGAGATCTTCTTCTGCTTTGGGGAGGAGTGGCCTGACTGCAAACCCCGGGAGAAGAAGCTCATTACTGTACAG GTGGTACCCGTAGCAGCCCGGCTATTGCTGGAGATGTTCTCAGGGGAGCTTTCTTGGTCAGCTGATAGCATCCGGCTACAGATCTCAAACCCAGACCTCAAAGACCGCATGGTGGAACAGTTCAAGGAGCTCCATCACATCTGGCTGTCTCAGCAGCATCTGCAGCCTGTGGCCCAAACCCCTGCCATGCCAGGCCTCAGTGCTGCACAGGGACCCTGGCCCATGCACCCAGTTGGCATGCA GAAGACACAGAGATGA
- the IRF5 gene encoding interferon regulatory factor 5 isoform X2, whose protein sequence is MNQPAPATLLPPRRVRLKPWLVAQVNSCQYPGLQWVNGEKKLFYIPWRHATRHGPSHDGDNTIFKAWAKETGKYTEGVDEADPAKWKANLRCALNKSRDFRLIYDGPRDMPPQPYKIYEVCANGPAPAESQPSEDNAEEEEEEELQKMLPGLSITEAVQPGPAMAPYSLPKEDVKWPPTLQPLPVVLAPPAPGPNLLVPAPGNAADFGEVFSEVLPSSHPQPGPLSTSLPPAGEQLLPDLLISPHMLPLTDLEIKFQYRGRPPRALTISNPQGCRLFYSQLEATQEQVELFGPVSLEQVRFPSPEDIPSEKQRFYTNQLLDVLDRGLILQLQGQDLYAIRLCQCKVFWSGPCASAHGLHPNPIQREVKTKLFSLEDFLNELILFQKGQTNTPPPFEIFFCFGEEWPDCKPREKKLITVQVVPVAARLLLEMFSGELSWSADSIRLQISNPDLKDRMVEQFKELHHIWLSQQHLQPVAQTPAMPGLSAAQGPWPMHPVGMQ, encoded by the exons ATGAACCAGCCGGCCCCCGCCACCCTGCTTCCGCCCCGGCGCGTGCGGCTGAAGCCCTGGCTGGTGGCCCAGGTCAACAGCTGCCAGTACCCCGGGCTTCAGTGGGTCAATGGGGAAAAGAAATTGTTTTACATCCCCTGGCGCCACGCCACGCGGCACGGCCCTAGCCATGACGGAGATAACACCATCTTCAAG GCCTGGGCCAAGGAGACGGGGAAGTACACCGAGGGGGTGGACGAGGCCGATCCGGCCAAGTGGAAGGCCAACCTGCGCTGTGCCCTGAACAAGAGCCGTGACTTCCGCCTCATCTATGATGGGCCCCGGGACATGCCGCCTCAGCCCTACAAGATCTACGAGGTCTGCGCCAATGGCCCGGCTCCCGCAG AGTCACAGCCCAGTGAGGATAATgcggaggaggaagaagaggaagag CTCCAGAAGATGTTACCAGGCCTGAGCATCACag AAGCAGTGCAGCCCGGCCCTGCCATGGCACCCTATTCTTTACCCAAAGAGGATGTCAAGTGGCCACCCACTCTCCAGCCGCTGCCTGTGGTGTTGGCACCCCCTGCTCCAGGCCCCAACCTGCTGGTCCCTGCTCCTGGCAACGCCGCTGACTTTGGGGAGGTGTTTTCTGAGGTCCTGCCGAGCTCGCACCCGCAGCCTGGGCCCCTGTCTACCAGCCTGCCCCCCGCAGGCGAACAACTCCTGCCTGACCTGTTGATCAGCCCCCACATGCTGCCTC TGACTGACCTGGAGATCAAGTTCCAATACCGGGGGCGGCCACCCCGGGCTCTCACCATCAGCAATCCTCAAGGCTGCCGGCTCTTCTACAGCCAACTGGAGGCCACCCAGGAGCAGGTGGAGCTCTTTGGCCCGGTGAGCCTGGAGCAAGTGCGCTTCCCCAGCCCTGAGGACATCCCCAGTGAGAAGCAGCGCTTTTACACCAACCAGCTGCTGGACGTCCTGGACCGTGGGCTCATCCTTCAGCTACAAGGCCAGGATCTGTATGCCATCCGCCTGTGCCAGTGCAAGGTGTTCTGGAGCGGGCCCTGCGCCTCAGCCCATGGCTTGCACCCCAACCCCATCCAGCGGGAGGTCAAGACCAAGCTCTTCAGCCTGGAGGACTTTCTCAATG AGCTCATCCTATTCCAGAAGGGCCAGACCAACACCCCACCTCCATTCGAGATCTTCTTCTGCTTTGGGGAGGAGTGGCCTGACTGCAAACCCCGGGAGAAGAAGCTCATTACTGTACAG GTGGTACCCGTAGCAGCCCGGCTATTGCTGGAGATGTTCTCAGGGGAGCTTTCTTGGTCAGCTGATAGCATCCGGCTACAGATCTCAAACCCAGACCTCAAAGACCGCATGGTGGAACAGTTCAAGGAGCTCCATCACATCTGGCTGTCTCAGCAGCATCTGCAGCCTGTGGCCCAAACCCCTGCCATGCCAGGCCTCAGTGCTGCACAGGGACCCTGGCCCATGCACCCAGTTGGCATGCAGTAA